In Geopsychrobacter electrodiphilus DSM 16401, a single window of DNA contains:
- the umuD gene encoding translesion error-prone DNA polymerase V autoproteolytic subunit: MSVVNVGESGEFEQLDIPLFSDAVAAGFPSPATDYCEQKLDLNDLCIKNPSATYFVRATGDSMIEAGIFPGDVLVVDRSISASHGDIVIVSVNGELTVKMLETKPKMRLVPMNCLLAPIDLPEDADLEVFGVATTVVHSLRHS, translated from the coding sequence ATGTCAGTTGTAAATGTCGGTGAAAGTGGGGAGTTTGAGCAACTTGACATCCCGTTATTCTCAGACGCTGTGGCGGCAGGTTTTCCTAGCCCAGCTACCGATTATTGTGAACAGAAACTTGATCTCAATGACCTCTGCATCAAGAATCCTTCGGCTACCTACTTCGTTAGGGCGACGGGTGACTCGATGATAGAAGCTGGAATCTTTCCTGGAGATGTTCTGGTTGTTGATCGATCCATTAGCGCGTCTCATGGCGACATTGTGATCGTCTCAGTGAATGGTGAGTTGACGGTTAAAATGCTGGAAACGAAACCCAAGATGAGACTGGTCCCGATGAACTGTTTACTTGCGCCCATCGACCTACCTGAAGATGCTGATCTTGAAGTCTTTGGGGTTGCAACCACGGTCGTCCATAGCCTGCGCCACTCATGA